One stretch of Lysobacter sp. TY2-98 DNA includes these proteins:
- a CDS encoding PH domain-containing protein — protein sequence MGLLDTLMGHAGEKDIADLHDEFGPLLAPGEALQRAFGFVRDLIVFTDRRMIIVDKQGVTGKKTSYLSIPYRAIVMYSVETAGHFDLDSDLRIWVSSQAEPITRALGRGPGARDIIAILAQATR from the coding sequence ATGGGACTGCTCGACACGTTGATGGGCCACGCCGGCGAGAAGGACATCGCCGACCTGCACGACGAATTCGGTCCGCTGCTCGCCCCCGGTGAGGCGCTGCAGCGCGCCTTCGGTTTCGTGCGCGACCTGATCGTGTTCACCGATCGCCGCATGATCATCGTCGACAAGCAGGGCGTCACCGGCAAGAAGACGAGCTACCTCAGCATTCCGTATCGCGCGATCGTGATGTATTCGGTCGAGACCGCCGGCCACTTCGATCTCGACAGTGACCTGCGCATCTGGGTGTCGAGCCAGGCCGAACCGATCACGCGCGCGCTCGGCCGCGGCCCGGGCGCACGCGACATCATCGCCATCCTCGCGCAGGCCACGCGCTGA
- a CDS encoding lytic transglycosylase domain-containing protein — protein MRRLRPLPLSSLLVLAFAAALPACAQMPPPDAKAAGPATPIAPTAAVASAARPDPQLARVREALAAAEAGTFDAAAYADLARHPLYGWIEYAALRRDLASLDRARADSFLQRYGGQAVGEAFRAQWIAEATRRQDWAAVDAAWKPTLKDVGLRCSGLQAKAALGRTDAQWTQQAQTIWREASESLPSQCDPVFAALDARGGLTPALRWERLEKAAEAWQPAVMRTAARGLPADEAALGNDYASFVEALNDRALSWPKTDRSRRIASYGLARYAKSVPRDAQAQLDKFGPALGFTDVERGRVLYQAALWTASSYEPESAQRLAAVPASAYDDRLREWRAREAMARSDWAGALAAIRTMPSPQRDDSRWQYFEARLSELQGDRDGAQRLYRAAASKPEFHGFLAADRLGQAYTLCPWIPGDSPSVRASVAADPALQRSLALWDIDRAGWATAEWNDALTRFDATRRITAIELAQQHGWFDRAVFSLGKENPEELRLYTLRFPIHHEATIRREAQKNGLDAAWVAAEIRAESVFNPKARSGANAIGLMQLIPSTGAATAARIGVPWTGESSLYDPDTSIILGTAYLRQLLDGYGEGRPYYTLAGYNAGPAPLARWKSQRPGMDPDFWIETITYKETRDYVARVLAFSVLYDWRMTGGALRVSDRLRGNFGGQRTSFSCPLATTPATPQPMPPKSRRS, from the coding sequence ATGCGCCGTCTCCGTCCCCTGCCGCTGTCGTCGCTTCTCGTCCTCGCATTCGCCGCCGCGCTGCCCGCGTGTGCGCAGATGCCGCCGCCCGATGCGAAGGCGGCCGGGCCGGCGACGCCGATCGCACCCACCGCAGCGGTTGCCTCCGCGGCGCGTCCCGATCCGCAGCTCGCGCGCGTGCGCGAGGCGCTCGCGGCGGCGGAGGCCGGCACCTTCGACGCAGCGGCGTACGCCGATCTCGCACGGCATCCGCTGTACGGCTGGATCGAATACGCGGCGTTGCGACGTGACCTTGCATCGCTCGACCGCGCACGCGCCGACAGCTTCCTGCAGCGCTACGGCGGGCAAGCGGTCGGTGAGGCATTCCGCGCGCAGTGGATTGCCGAAGCCACGCGGCGTCAGGACTGGGCCGCGGTCGATGCGGCGTGGAAGCCCACGCTCAAGGACGTGGGCCTGCGTTGCAGCGGCCTGCAGGCGAAGGCCGCACTCGGTCGCACCGACGCGCAGTGGACGCAACAGGCGCAGACCATCTGGCGCGAAGCATCGGAGTCGTTGCCATCGCAATGCGACCCGGTGTTCGCCGCCCTCGATGCACGCGGCGGCCTCACGCCCGCCCTGCGCTGGGAGCGCCTCGAAAAGGCCGCGGAAGCCTGGCAACCCGCGGTGATGCGCACGGCCGCGCGCGGGTTGCCGGCCGACGAAGCCGCACTCGGCAACGACTACGCGTCGTTCGTCGAAGCTCTCAACGATCGTGCGCTGAGCTGGCCCAAGACCGACCGCAGCCGCCGCATCGCCTCGTATGGACTTGCCCGCTACGCGAAGTCGGTGCCGCGCGATGCACAGGCGCAGCTCGACAAGTTCGGCCCGGCATTGGGCTTTACCGACGTCGAGCGGGGTCGCGTGCTGTACCAGGCCGCGCTGTGGACGGCCTCGTCGTACGAACCCGAATCCGCGCAGCGCCTCGCTGCGGTGCCGGCCTCCGCATACGACGACCGTCTACGCGAATGGCGTGCGCGCGAGGCGATGGCGCGTTCGGACTGGGCCGGCGCGCTCGCCGCGATCCGCACGATGCCATCGCCACAGCGCGACGACTCGCGCTGGCAGTACTTCGAAGCCCGACTGTCCGAACTGCAGGGCGATCGCGACGGCGCACAACGACTGTATCGCGCCGCCGCGTCGAAGCCGGAATTCCACGGCTTCCTCGCCGCCGACCGTCTCGGCCAGGCCTATACGTTGTGCCCGTGGATTCCCGGCGACTCACCGAGCGTGCGCGCGTCCGTCGCCGCCGATCCCGCGCTGCAGCGATCGCTCGCGCTGTGGGACATCGACCGCGCGGGCTGGGCGACGGCGGAATGGAATGACGCGCTCACGCGCTTCGACGCCACGCGTCGCATCACCGCGATCGAACTCGCGCAGCAGCACGGCTGGTTCGATCGCGCGGTGTTCTCGCTGGGCAAGGAGAATCCGGAAGAGCTGCGCCTCTACACGTTGCGCTTTCCGATTCACCACGAAGCGACGATCCGTCGCGAAGCGCAGAAGAACGGCCTCGACGCGGCGTGGGTGGCGGCGGAGATCCGCGCCGAAAGCGTGTTCAATCCGAAGGCGCGCTCCGGCGCGAACGCGATCGGCCTGATGCAGCTGATTCCGTCGACGGGCGCCGCGACCGCCGCGCGCATCGGCGTGCCGTGGACGGGCGAGTCCAGCCTCTACGATCCGGACACCAGCATCATTCTCGGTACCGCCTACCTGCGCCAGCTGCTCGACGGTTACGGCGAGGGTCGTCCGTACTACACGCTCGCCGGCTACAACGCGGGCCCCGCACCGCTCGCCCGCTGGAAGTCGCAGCGGCCCGGCATGGATCCGGATTTCTGGATCGAGACGATCACCTACAAGGAAACGCGCGACTACGTCGCCCGCGTGCTCGCCTTCAGCGTGCTCTACGACTGGCGCATGACCGGCGGGGCGCTGCGCGTGAGTGATCGCCTGCGCGGCAACTTCGGCGGACAGCGCACGTCGTTCTCCTGCCCGCTCGCGACCACGCCGGCGACGCCGCAGCCGATGCCGCCGAAATCGCGTCGCAGCTGA
- a CDS encoding multifunctional CCA addition/repair protein — protein sequence MKVYLVGGAVRDPLLGAEPGDRDFVVVGATPQQMLDAGYRPVGRDFPVFLHPQSGEEYALARTERKSGRGYRGFVVDADPSVTLEQDLERRDFTINAIAREVREDGSLGDIVDPLRGVDDLNARVLRHVGPAFVEDPLRVLRAARFMARLAPLGFTVAPETMALMRQMAESGELADLTPERVWQELRRSVASARPSAFLRTLHDANALAAILPEVEALYGVPQRAEYHPEVDAGVHVEMVCDMAATLAPGDDVIGFAALTHDLGKALTPDDVLPKHIGHEHAGLAPLRALCDRLKVPTAHRQLATMVCREHLNVHRFDDLRATTVHDLLQRCDGFRQPARIEQLALACEADKRGRLGLESEPYPPREGLMRALEAARAVRADAVARDGLEGPALGEALRRARIDVIAEATGKKR from the coding sequence ATGAAGGTCTACCTCGTCGGCGGCGCCGTGCGCGATCCGCTGCTGGGCGCCGAGCCCGGCGATCGCGACTTCGTCGTCGTCGGCGCCACGCCACAGCAGATGCTCGACGCCGGCTACAGGCCGGTGGGCCGCGATTTCCCGGTGTTCCTGCATCCGCAGTCCGGCGAGGAGTACGCACTCGCGCGCACCGAACGCAAGAGCGGCCGCGGTTACCGCGGCTTCGTGGTCGACGCCGATCCGTCGGTGACACTGGAGCAGGATCTCGAGCGTCGCGATTTCACGATCAACGCGATCGCACGCGAAGTGCGCGAGGACGGTTCGCTCGGTGACATCGTCGATCCGTTGCGCGGTGTCGATGATCTGAACGCGCGCGTGCTGCGCCACGTGGGCCCCGCGTTCGTCGAGGACCCGCTGCGCGTGTTGCGTGCGGCACGTTTCATGGCGCGCCTCGCGCCGCTCGGCTTCACCGTCGCGCCCGAAACGATGGCGTTAATGCGGCAGATGGCGGAGTCCGGCGAACTCGCCGACCTCACCCCCGAACGCGTCTGGCAGGAACTGCGTCGCTCGGTCGCCAGCGCCAGACCGTCCGCATTCCTGCGCACGCTGCACGATGCCAACGCGCTCGCGGCGATCCTGCCGGAAGTCGAAGCGCTCTACGGCGTACCGCAGCGCGCCGAGTACCACCCCGAAGTCGACGCCGGCGTGCACGTCGAAATGGTCTGCGACATGGCCGCGACACTCGCGCCGGGCGACGACGTCATCGGCTTCGCTGCGCTGACGCACGACCTCGGCAAGGCACTGACGCCCGACGACGTGCTGCCCAAGCACATCGGCCACGAACATGCCGGCCTCGCCCCGCTGCGCGCGCTCTGCGATCGACTCAAGGTCCCGACCGCGCACCGTCAGCTGGCCACGATGGTCTGCCGCGAACACCTCAACGTGCACCGCTTCGACGACCTGCGCGCGACGACGGTGCACGACCTGCTGCAGCGCTGCGACGGTTTTCGTCAGCCTGCGCGCATCGAACAGCTTGCGCTCGCGTGCGAAGCGGATAAGCGCGGACGCCTCGGCCTCGAGAGCGAGCCTTATCCGCCGCGCGAAGGTCTGATGCGGGCCCTAGA